Proteins found in one uncultured Desulfuromonas sp. genomic segment:
- the rlmN gene encoding 23S rRNA (adenine(2503)-C(2))-methyltransferase RlmN, protein MEKLDLKNFSPDELLEFLSGMGKERFRCEQLLRWMYKRGVTDLDEMTDLSKTLRAELKEKSYISDWQPEVVETSADGTRKYLFRLSDGQSIETVRIPMENDRSTLCISSQVGCAMDCDFCVTGSFGFIRNLTAAEIVNQVCAVAKEGPINNIVLMGMGEPLHNLDNVVRALKIFYAAAGLDYSSRKVTLSTCGLVPQMKELGERIVVNLAVSLNATTNEVRDTLMPINRRYPLEELMDACRRFPMASHRRITFEYILIQGLNDSLADAKRLVKLMHGIRGKINLIPFNEHEGSPYHCPDDAAIEVFQTYLLNRDVVAIRRASKGQDISAACGQLKGKLEKQS, encoded by the coding sequence GTGGAAAAGCTTGATCTGAAAAATTTCAGCCCCGATGAACTCCTTGAGTTCTTATCCGGTATGGGCAAAGAGCGCTTTCGCTGTGAGCAGTTGCTGCGTTGGATGTATAAGCGTGGCGTCACAGATCTCGACGAAATGACCGATCTGTCCAAAACGCTGCGCGCGGAGCTTAAAGAAAAATCATACATCTCCGATTGGCAACCTGAAGTGGTGGAAACCAGCGCCGACGGCACGCGCAAATATCTGTTCCGCCTTAGCGATGGCCAAAGCATTGAGACGGTGCGTATTCCCATGGAGAATGATCGCTCAACCCTGTGCATCTCCTCCCAGGTTGGTTGCGCCATGGATTGCGATTTTTGCGTGACCGGTTCTTTCGGTTTCATCCGCAACCTCACTGCAGCTGAGATTGTCAATCAGGTGTGCGCTGTCGCCAAAGAGGGCCCGATCAACAATATCGTGCTGATGGGTATGGGGGAGCCGCTGCATAATCTTGACAATGTGGTGCGAGCTCTGAAGATCTTTTACGCCGCAGCGGGGTTGGATTACAGTTCGCGCAAGGTCACGCTATCCACCTGTGGCCTGGTGCCGCAAATGAAAGAGCTGGGAGAGCGGATTGTTGTCAATCTGGCTGTATCGCTCAATGCCACCACCAATGAGGTGCGTGACACGTTGATGCCGATCAATCGGCGCTACCCCCTTGAAGAATTGATGGATGCCTGCCGCCGCTTTCCCATGGCGTCTCATCGACGGATTACCTTCGAATATATTCTTATCCAGGGTCTCAATGATTCTCTGGCCGATGCCAAACGGCTGGTCAAATTGATGCACGGCATTCGTGGCAAGATCAACCTGATTCCGTTTAACGAGCATGAAGGCAGTCCTTACCACTGTCCGGATGACGCGGCGATTGAAGTGTTTCAAACCTATCTGCTCAATCGGGATGTCGTGGCGATCCGGCGGGCGAGTAAAGGACAGGATATTTCGGCGGCTTGCGGACAACTCAAAGGAAAACTGGAAAAACAGTCATGA
- the mtnP gene encoding S-methyl-5'-thioadenosine phosphorylase yields the protein MAQAVIGVIGGSGLYEMENLQQVEEVRLQTPFGEPSDAYITGILGDVKLVFLPRHGRGHRLLPSEVPYRANIYGMKMLGVEQIISVSAVGSMKEEIVPGHIVIPDQFFDRTTKRASTFFGDGVVGHIQFADPVCPSLSEIIYAAAQKAGATVHHGGTYICIEGPNFSTRAESLIFRSWGVDVIGMTNLPEARLAREAEICYATVALATDYDCWHQDHDDVSVEAVIEVIHQNVAMAKKIVAEAATLIGQKKNCGCGEALKYAVMTDPSQIPAATRQHLDLLLGHYLEETS from the coding sequence ATGGCGCAAGCGGTAATAGGAGTGATCGGCGGCAGCGGCCTGTACGAAATGGAAAATCTGCAACAAGTCGAGGAAGTGCGTCTACAGACCCCTTTTGGAGAGCCTTCGGATGCCTATATTACCGGGATACTCGGTGATGTAAAGCTGGTGTTTTTGCCGCGGCATGGGCGTGGCCATCGCCTGTTGCCCTCGGAAGTGCCGTATCGGGCTAATATTTACGGGATGAAGATGCTCGGGGTAGAACAGATTATCTCGGTGTCTGCGGTTGGCAGTATGAAAGAAGAGATTGTTCCCGGTCATATTGTTATCCCCGATCAGTTTTTCGATCGCACCACCAAGCGGGCATCGACCTTTTTTGGTGACGGCGTTGTCGGCCATATTCAATTTGCCGATCCGGTGTGCCCGTCATTATCTGAGATTATTTACGCTGCCGCGCAAAAAGCAGGGGCGACCGTCCATCATGGGGGAACCTACATCTGCATTGAGGGACCGAACTTTTCCACCCGCGCCGAATCGCTGATATTTCGCAGTTGGGGTGTTGACGTGATCGGTATGACCAATCTTCCCGAAGCACGGTTGGCCCGCGAAGCGGAAATCTGTTATGCCACAGTAGCATTGGCCACCGATTATGACTGCTGGCATCAGGATCACGACGATGTGTCTGTCGAGGCTGTGATCGAAGTGATCCATCAGAATGTGGCCATGGCAAAGAAAATTGTTGCTGAAGCGGCTACGTTGATTGGCCAGAAGAAAAACTGTGGCTGTGGTGAAGCCCTGAAATATGCGGTGATGACCGATCCTAGTCAAATTCCGGCGGCAACCCGCCAACATCTTGATCTGTTGTTGGGACATTATCTGGAGGAAACATCATGA
- a CDS encoding PfkB family carbohydrate kinase — MSMLVVGSVAFDSVETPFGKADDVLGGSGTYFSTSASFFTDVNLVAVVGDDFPSEHVDFLRSRNIDLAGLTTAPGKTFRWSGSYGYDLNEATTLDTQLNVFASFSPQLPEAYLDADYVFLANIDPELQLDVLKQVVRPKLVACDTMNFWIDGKREALINTLKYVDVLLINEGEVRQLADEANVVKAAQKVLDMGPKTLVVKRGEYGALMFTEHGVFSAPAYPLETVFDPTGAGDTFAGGFMGYLAGVQDISDAAMRQAIIFGSVMASFNVEMFSLERMKSLEYAEIEDRYRKFQLLTRFSGIDE, encoded by the coding sequence ATGAGTATGCTGGTCGTTGGTTCCGTCGCTTTTGACAGTGTTGAGACACCGTTCGGTAAAGCGGATGACGTTTTGGGCGGGTCGGGCACCTATTTTTCGACGTCCGCGAGTTTTTTCACCGATGTGAATCTGGTGGCTGTGGTCGGCGACGATTTTCCTTCTGAACACGTCGATTTTTTGCGTTCGCGAAATATCGATCTGGCCGGACTGACCACGGCACCGGGAAAGACGTTTCGTTGGAGCGGCAGTTACGGTTACGATCTTAATGAAGCGACCACCCTGGACACTCAGCTCAACGTGTTTGCCAGCTTCAGCCCGCAGTTGCCGGAAGCGTATCTCGATGCCGATTACGTGTTTCTGGCCAATATCGATCCGGAATTGCAGCTGGATGTTTTGAAACAGGTGGTGCGGCCCAAACTTGTGGCCTGCGATACCATGAATTTCTGGATTGACGGCAAGCGTGAAGCCTTGATCAATACTTTGAAATATGTCGATGTGCTGCTGATTAACGAAGGTGAAGTGCGCCAGCTCGCTGATGAGGCGAATGTGGTTAAAGCAGCACAAAAAGTTCTGGATATGGGGCCGAAAACCCTGGTGGTAAAACGGGGCGAGTATGGGGCGTTGATGTTTACCGAGCACGGCGTGTTCTCAGCTCCGGCTTATCCTTTGGAAACGGTCTTTGATCCGACCGGTGCCGGTGATACCTTTGCCGGTGGTTTTATGGGGTATCTGGCCGGTGTGCAGGACATATCCGATGCGGCCATGCGGCAGGCGATTATCTTTGGCAGTGTTATGGCATCGTTCAATGTTGAAATGTTCAGCCTGGAGCGGATGAAAAGTCTGGAATATGCCGAAATCGAGGATCGCTACCGTAAATTCCAGTTGTTGACCCGTTTTTCCGGGATTGATGAATAA
- a CDS encoding tetratricopeptide repeat protein, which translates to MMRLIVTSILLVALVVGGCGPTTKPKDEVRAHHKMGQSYLARKEYSKALNELLKAEKLAPDNAAIQANLAEAYYGKRAYELSEKHFKESLRLDPDNPNVENNLAALYLDMQRWDDAAQLFRKVSGNLLFPYRVRSLTGLGLAYQRDGEYIKAILALNEALDSAPGNTGILALQAQTYMWMEKYDLASKQLQKVMKLAPEFSAARLMLGECYLYLEDNTAAAEQFREVANREDGTERGDKAREYLKMLQDPS; encoded by the coding sequence ATGATGCGTCTGATTGTAACAAGTATTCTGTTGGTTGCACTTGTTGTCGGCGGCTGTGGTCCGACGACAAAACCGAAGGATGAGGTGCGTGCCCACCACAAGATGGGGCAATCGTATCTGGCTAGGAAGGAATACAGCAAAGCGCTGAACGAATTGTTGAAGGCAGAAAAACTGGCTCCGGACAATGCGGCTATTCAGGCTAACTTGGCTGAAGCGTATTATGGAAAACGCGCCTACGAGTTGTCGGAAAAACATTTCAAAGAATCACTGCGGTTGGATCCCGACAACCCCAATGTTGAGAACAATCTGGCAGCCCTGTATCTGGATATGCAACGCTGGGATGATGCCGCCCAACTGTTCCGCAAAGTGTCGGGTAACTTGTTGTTTCCCTACCGGGTGCGCTCCTTGACCGGATTGGGTTTGGCCTACCAACGTGACGGTGAGTACATTAAGGCGATCCTGGCGCTCAACGAAGCCCTTGACAGTGCGCCCGGAAATACCGGTATCCTGGCGTTGCAGGCCCAGACCTATATGTGGATGGAGAAATATGACCTAGCCAGCAAGCAGTTGCAAAAGGTTATGAAATTGGCTCCTGAATTCTCTGCAGCGCGCCTGATGCTCGGGGAGTGTTATCTGTATCTGGAGGATAACACGGCGGCGGCTGAACAATTTCGTGAGGTGGCCAACCGCGAAGACGGCACTGAACGCGGTGATAAAGCGCGAGAATATTTGAAAATGTTGCAGGACCCTTCCTGA
- a CDS encoding purine-nucleoside phosphorylase, whose translation MSTSFAKPGDWHPCLAGVDPCDTAIILGSGWSDWAETLNVECSVDYSEVFRTMGGPVANVPGHAGKLHVATRGGHRLLVLQGRFHLYQGFTAAQVARTVQLADSMGCQRLLLTNAVGGIAPELTAGSFVVIEDHLNFQGDNPLRGLSPSPFIDLCNLYCTDFYSDLKAWADQQAIGLHRGVLAAVVGPSYETPAEIRALERLGADVVSMSMVPEAIMARYLGLEVVGLSLVTNPAAGRSVEPLQHQDVLQCGQNAHAHFSLLLDQLLLRWTAAQ comes from the coding sequence ATGTCTACCTCGTTTGCAAAACCCGGTGATTGGCATCCATGTCTGGCCGGGGTCGATCCTTGTGATACGGCGATTATTCTCGGATCCGGTTGGAGCGATTGGGCTGAAACCCTCAATGTCGAGTGCTCTGTGGACTACTCTGAGGTGTTTCGAACCATGGGTGGTCCTGTTGCCAATGTGCCCGGTCATGCCGGTAAGCTGCATGTCGCTACCCGAGGCGGGCATCGTCTGCTGGTGTTGCAAGGCCGGTTTCATCTCTACCAGGGGTTCACTGCGGCACAGGTTGCCCGAACTGTACAACTGGCCGACAGCATGGGCTGTCAGCGCCTGCTTTTGACCAATGCGGTTGGCGGCATTGCCCCGGAGTTGACGGCCGGCAGTTTTGTTGTCATTGAAGATCATCTTAATTTCCAGGGAGATAACCCGCTGCGCGGTCTCTCACCGAGTCCTTTTATTGACCTGTGCAACCTTTACTGCACGGATTTTTACTCGGATTTAAAAGCTTGGGCAGATCAGCAGGCGATTGGCCTACACCGGGGAGTACTTGCCGCGGTTGTCGGTCCCAGCTATGAGACCCCGGCTGAAATTCGTGCCTTGGAACGGTTGGGTGCCGACGTGGTGTCCATGTCCATGGTGCCCGAAGCGATCATGGCCCGTTATCTTGGTCTTGAGGTGGTGGGACTCTCTCTGGTCACCAATCCTGCGGCGGGACGGAGTGTGGAACCTCTTCAACATCAGGACGTGCTGCAGTGCGGTCAAAATGCGCATGCCCACTTCTCTCTTTTGCTTGACCAATTATTGTTGCGCTGGACCGCTGCGCAGTAG
- a CDS encoding response regulator, which yields MGFAKYKILVVDDEENSRVCLGKLLTQAGYEATCVSSGHEALSYLEHHPVNIVLSDIRMPDMDGLSLLNEIHVHYPETRVVMVTAHGEVETYLEAVNLGASDFVHKPVRFNELKLVLEKLSITHALQLF from the coding sequence GTGGGATTTGCAAAATATAAAATTCTTGTGGTGGATGATGAAGAAAACAGCCGCGTTTGTCTTGGCAAGTTGTTGACACAGGCAGGCTACGAAGCAACCTGTGTTTCCAGTGGGCATGAAGCGTTAAGCTATCTCGAACATCATCCGGTTAATATTGTTTTAAGTGATATTCGGATGCCGGATATGGATGGGCTGTCCCTGCTTAACGAAATTCACGTGCATTATCCGGAAACCCGTGTTGTCATGGTGACAGCTCATGGCGAAGTTGAAACCTATCTTGAAGCGGTAAATCTTGGCGCGAGTGATTTTGTCCATAAGCCGGTTCGTTTCAACGAATTGAAACTGGTGCTGGAAAAACTGTCGATAACACATGCGCTGCAGTTATTTTGA
- a CDS encoding universal stress protein, protein MKELKTIVFATDFSDCSSKAFEYAQSISRAVGGKLVLVHVISEPVDLRGFYVPHISFDVLEKEIEDGANRMMDEFCRENMTDADTYETRVVPGVAYTEIIAQAEDLNADLIILGTQGRTGLDHMLFGSTAEKVVRKSPIPVMTVSNR, encoded by the coding sequence ATGAAAGAACTGAAGACCATAGTTTTTGCAACAGATTTTTCTGATTGTTCCAGTAAGGCGTTCGAGTATGCCCAATCAATCAGTCGTGCGGTGGGTGGCAAGCTTGTTTTGGTTCATGTTATTAGTGAACCGGTGGACTTGCGTGGTTTCTATGTACCGCATATCTCGTTTGATGTTCTCGAGAAAGAGATTGAGGATGGCGCGAATCGGATGATGGACGAATTCTGCCGTGAGAACATGACCGACGCAGACACCTATGAAACCCGTGTTGTTCCTGGAGTAGCTTATACCGAGATTATTGCTCAGGCGGAAGATCTCAATGCCGATTTGATCATTTTGGGAACCCAGGGACGTACAGGCCTTGATCATATGCTGTTTGGCAGTACGGCGGAAAAGGTTGTGCGTAAATCTCCGATTCCGGTCATGACAGTCAGTAATCGGTAA
- a CDS encoding response regulator has translation MTTEHILVIDDEKAILDLCRMILSSRGYEVRTAESGMDGLRQIAEQPPSLVLLDYMMPVMDGMSVLTQIRQDYPDVYVIMFTGKGSETVAVEVMKAGASDYVLKPFNNHDLLDRIESVLKFRRIELINRSLEEERAQLQQEIQAWNRELEMRVAEKTRELEQAHNEIVQAEKLATVGHLSAGMAHEIRNPLNSIGLFAQLLATGIDPDDELADYPEKILKEIDRIDAILLKLLAASKQQKMDTQPVCLDKVIHDVADLFRPQLSQQGVDLDLYLQPVPKLIGDQDEFVQIFTNLFVNALQAMADGGLLSVEMEHQSDRVYVEVSDNGSGIPQENLSKVFDPFFTTKSKGTGLGLSVVLRIVKNYHGSIRVSSILGKGTSFYLEFPVQNNDMAQKAAG, from the coding sequence ATGACGACGGAACACATTCTGGTCATTGATGATGAAAAAGCGATTCTCGATCTTTGCCGCATGATTCTAAGCAGTCGCGGTTATGAGGTGAGAACGGCTGAGTCCGGTATGGACGGGCTGCGTCAGATTGCTGAACAGCCGCCCTCGTTGGTGCTGTTGGACTATATGATGCCGGTGATGGACGGCATGAGTGTTTTAACGCAAATTCGTCAGGACTATCCCGATGTTTATGTCATCATGTTTACCGGCAAAGGCAGTGAAACCGTTGCTGTTGAAGTGATGAAAGCCGGAGCTTCCGACTATGTCCTCAAACCGTTTAACAATCACGATTTGCTTGATCGTATTGAATCGGTCCTCAAATTCCGGCGCATTGAGCTGATCAATCGGAGTCTGGAAGAGGAACGTGCGCAACTACAACAGGAAATTCAAGCCTGGAACCGCGAGCTTGAGATGCGGGTTGCTGAAAAAACCCGCGAGCTGGAACAGGCTCACAATGAAATTGTCCAGGCCGAAAAACTGGCGACCGTTGGGCATTTGTCTGCGGGGATGGCCCATGAGATCCGTAATCCGCTCAACTCCATCGGTCTGTTCGCCCAGCTTTTGGCGACCGGTATTGATCCAGACGATGAATTGGCCGACTATCCGGAAAAGATTCTCAAGGAGATTGACCGCATCGATGCCATTTTACTCAAGCTGTTGGCGGCCTCGAAACAGCAAAAAATGGATACTCAACCGGTCTGCCTTGACAAGGTGATCCATGATGTGGCCGACCTGTTTCGTCCCCAGCTCAGCCAACAGGGGGTTGACCTTGATCTTTATCTGCAGCCGGTGCCGAAATTGATCGGGGATCAGGATGAGTTTGTCCAGATCTTCACCAATTTGTTTGTCAATGCTCTGCAGGCTATGGCAGACGGCGGATTGCTCAGTGTTGAGATGGAGCATCAAAGCGATAGGGTCTATGTCGAGGTCAGTGATAATGGCAGTGGTATTCCTCAGGAGAATCTGTCAAAAGTGTTTGATCCTTTTTTCACCACCAAGAGTAAGGGAACCGGGCTTGGCTTGTCGGTCGTGCTGCGCATTGTCAAAAATTATCATGGCAGCATTCGCGTCAGCAGTATTCTTGGTAAAGGCACCTCTTTTTATCTGGAATTTCCTGTCCAGAACAATGACATGGCTCAAAAGGCGGCGGGCTGA
- a CDS encoding FAD-dependent protein: MATICYQLREVTLSLEEDEEALVTRVAETLGLKKTQLCQWHIVRRGIDARRKGRILRVYTVQFTVDAALEITHGQHCKRLVVVEPTPTVDVFTPAAKAKKVVVVGMGPAGLFAALTLARCGHQVCLVERGRPVEQRVADVENFWAGGPLNPHSNVQFGEGGAGTFSDGKLTTRLKHPLTRTILETLVAFGAPEQILSEAKPHVGTDRLRRVLLNFRKELERLGVELRYTCCVTDLLGAAQKVQGVIFNNHEEFLCDAVVLAVGHSARDTYTWLERRGVAMEPKPFAVGVRVEHPAALINRIQYGIEGHANLPTADYALTYNDRDTGRGVYSFCMCPGGKVVQSSSESESVVVNGMSHYRRAGTLSNSALVVSVRREDFTDASPLAGVRFQQHWERRAFELAGRDYRAPAQNLLTFLGQKGGAVVSSCRPGVVEAPLEQTLPGFVNEGLQRALPHFNRKMRGFITSEATLVGIETRTSAPLRIVRRQDGQSATWPGLYPCGEGAGYAGGIMSAALDGIQQALAVHHSDDHSSTGETCFE; encoded by the coding sequence ATGGCGACGATCTGTTATCAGCTGCGGGAAGTCACCTTATCGCTCGAAGAAGATGAAGAGGCGCTGGTCACTCGGGTTGCCGAAACACTGGGGTTGAAAAAAACTCAGCTCTGTCAGTGGCACATTGTTCGCCGAGGTATTGATGCGCGCCGCAAGGGGCGCATTTTGAGAGTTTATACCGTGCAATTCACCGTTGACGCGGCCCTTGAAATCACGCATGGTCAACACTGCAAGCGGCTGGTGGTGGTTGAACCGACGCCGACGGTTGATGTGTTTACGCCCGCCGCGAAAGCAAAAAAAGTTGTCGTCGTCGGGATGGGACCGGCAGGTCTATTTGCGGCATTGACCCTGGCCCGTTGTGGTCATCAGGTGTGTCTGGTGGAGCGGGGACGTCCGGTTGAGCAACGGGTTGCCGATGTCGAGAATTTCTGGGCAGGCGGCCCGCTGAACCCGCACAGCAATGTGCAATTTGGTGAGGGTGGGGCGGGAACGTTTTCCGATGGAAAACTGACGACACGACTCAAACACCCGTTGACCCGGACGATTCTTGAAACACTGGTGGCATTTGGCGCGCCTGAGCAGATCCTCAGCGAGGCCAAACCTCATGTCGGCACCGATCGTTTACGCCGGGTATTGCTCAATTTTCGCAAAGAGCTTGAGCGGCTTGGTGTTGAACTGCGTTACACGTGCTGTGTCACTGACCTGCTTGGAGCTGCGCAAAAAGTTCAGGGGGTGATCTTCAACAACCACGAGGAGTTTTTGTGTGATGCCGTGGTCTTGGCGGTGGGGCACAGTGCTCGAGATACCTACACCTGGCTTGAGCGCCGTGGCGTGGCCATGGAGCCGAAGCCGTTTGCCGTTGGCGTGCGCGTTGAACATCCGGCTGCTCTGATCAATCGGATTCAGTACGGCATCGAGGGTCATGCCAACTTGCCGACGGCCGATTATGCATTGACCTACAATGACCGGGATACCGGACGCGGGGTGTATTCCTTCTGCATGTGCCCCGGCGGTAAAGTGGTGCAGAGCTCCAGCGAGTCGGAGAGCGTGGTTGTCAACGGCATGAGCCATTATCGCCGTGCCGGGACCTTGTCCAACAGTGCTCTGGTTGTTTCCGTGCGCCGGGAAGATTTTACCGATGCCTCGCCGCTGGCCGGAGTGCGGTTTCAGCAACACTGGGAGCGGCGTGCTTTTGAGTTAGCGGGGCGTGATTATCGTGCCCCGGCGCAGAATTTGCTGACGTTTCTTGGTCAGAAAGGCGGCGCTGTGGTTTCCAGTTGCCGTCCCGGTGTGGTTGAGGCTCCCCTGGAGCAGACGCTGCCCGGCTTTGTCAACGAAGGGTTGCAGCGGGCTTTGCCCCATTTTAATCGCAAAATGCGTGGTTTTATCACGTCTGAAGCCACCCTGGTCGGTATCGAAACCCGAACCTCGGCGCCGTTACGGATTGTTCGCCGCCAAGATGGTCAGTCGGCCACGTGGCCCGGACTGTATCCATGTGGCGAAGGTGCCGGTTATGCCGGTGGGATTATGAGTGCAGCGTTGGACGGCATCCAGCAGGCGCTGGCCGTTCACCATAGTGACGATCATTCATCAACAGGAGAAACTTGTTTTGAGTAA
- a CDS encoding HD domain-containing protein: protein MSKVFIADLKERDQIDSPFLVRDKIMAMAKNGKPYMTLKLMDRSGEVEGRIWDQVDHFSRLFNKDDFIRVRAKASVYMGKMQLVIQDLVKVDESEIALGDFLPVSSHDPATMLAQVRALISSMTDADYRGLMESFFNDAAFVAQYQKAPAAKAMHHVYLGGLLEHSLAVAHLADDVCRRYPSVDRDLLISGALLHDVGKVAELLFDRSFDYSDEGKLLGHIVIGVEMVEERIRTLGAFPRMKATLLKHLLLSHHGQYDYGSPKRPKTLEAVILNFVDDMDSKINGVQAHIDKEAHNDSRWTGYHRLYDRYFFKGEKPVFAEEPSQSDDVAPAVPVAAPAPPVAKPADAEKKMLRKRRGEEKTLSASLGEQLGGLNMDLFGSREE, encoded by the coding sequence TTGAGTAAGGTTTTTATCGCGGATCTCAAAGAACGCGACCAAATCGATAGCCCGTTTTTGGTACGGGATAAAATTATGGCCATGGCCAAAAACGGCAAACCCTATATGACCCTGAAGCTCATGGATCGCAGCGGTGAGGTTGAAGGCCGGATATGGGATCAGGTGGACCATTTTTCCCGCCTGTTCAACAAGGATGACTTTATCCGGGTGCGCGCCAAGGCCAGTGTCTATATGGGGAAGATGCAGCTGGTGATCCAGGACTTGGTTAAGGTGGACGAATCCGAGATTGCTCTTGGGGATTTTTTGCCGGTATCCAGTCATGATCCGGCCACCATGCTGGCTCAGGTCCGCGCGCTGATCTCTTCCATGACGGATGCTGACTACCGTGGACTCATGGAGTCCTTTTTCAACGATGCCGCATTTGTCGCCCAATATCAAAAGGCCCCGGCCGCTAAAGCCATGCATCATGTCTATCTTGGCGGGTTGCTCGAACACTCTCTGGCTGTGGCCCATCTGGCTGATGATGTGTGTCGGCGCTATCCGAGTGTTGATCGCGATTTGCTGATCAGCGGCGCTTTGTTGCACGATGTCGGCAAGGTCGCGGAATTGCTTTTTGACCGTAGTTTCGATTACAGTGATGAGGGAAAGCTGCTCGGTCATATTGTCATCGGCGTAGAAATGGTTGAAGAGAGGATTCGCACTCTTGGTGCGTTTCCACGCATGAAGGCGACCCTGCTGAAACATCTGTTGCTGTCTCATCATGGTCAATACGATTATGGTTCACCCAAGCGGCCCAAAACACTCGAAGCGGTGATCCTCAATTTCGTTGATGACATGGATTCAAAGATCAATGGCGTTCAGGCGCATATTGACAAGGAAGCCCATAACGACAGTCGCTGGACAGGTTATCATCGTTTGTATGATCGCTACTTTTTTAAGGGGGAGAAACCGGTCTTTGCTGAAGAACCGTCACAAAGTGATGACGTGGCACCCGCTGTGCCGGTTGCTGCGCCTGCGCCACCTGTGGCGAAGCCCGCTGACGCAGAGAAAAAAATGCTCCGCAAGCGTCGTGGTGAAGAAAAAACACTCAGTGCCAGCCTGGGAGAACAGCTGGGCGGTTTGAACATGGATCTGTTTGGATCCAGAGAGGAATAG